In a genomic window of Caloenas nicobarica isolate bCalNic1 chromosome 1, bCalNic1.hap1, whole genome shotgun sequence:
- the TMEM139 gene encoding transmembrane protein 139, giving the protein MWLETQWKNIRQALLLLFTAALLIGVTMLAITSNINPVGYFFLGVGGVCLVGYLLSVFVECYLKNHHRHDTNEIPPSRQSQAGVNAAYEAPTYEEVMTMSAPAIWTIASNPGLVPSPLNEPPPYNVVIESSAQEEIMVEALRVSVPSGTRGTSETDIGSRMQLQLVLPPRLQRFVSDIHEVKGIEHRFEPLEPLTPPPAYESAINDVFEDTFQPSILSLISPSTNAEPNPHPNTGCSWREGERPDIFHA; this is encoded by the exons ATGTGGTTAGAGACACAGTGGAAGAACATTCGCCAAGCCTTGTTGCTTCTTTTCACCGCTGCTCTTCTCATTGGGGTCACCATGCTGGCCATTACATCTAACATCAATCCAGTAGGCTATTTCTTCCTAGGGGTAGGGGGAGTGTGCCTGGTCGGGTATTTGCTGAGTGTGTTTGTCGAGTGTTACCTGAAGAATCATCACCGACATGACACAAATGAGATACCTCCAAGCAGACAAAGCCAAGCAGG GGTGAATGCTGCCTATGAAGCACCCACCTACGAGGAGGTGATGACTATGTCAGCTCCAGCAATATGGACAATTGCATCCAATCCAGGTTTAGTGCCCTCACCACTGAATGAGCCTCCTCCTTACAACGTTGTTATTGAATCATCTGCCCAAGAAGAGATCATGGTGGAGGCTCTCAGGGTGTCAGTGCCATCAGGCACAAGGGGTACCTCTGAGACGGACATAGGCTCCaggatgcagctgcagctggtgctgccccCAAGACTGCAACGGTTTGTTTCTGATATCCATGAAGTAAAAGGTATTGAACACAGGTTTGAGCCACTGGAGCCACTCACTCCACCACCAGCTTATGAGAGCGCCATTAATGATGTCTTTGAAGATACTTTCCAGCCCTCCATATTATCATTAATTTCACCTTCCACGAATGCAGAACCAAACCCTCACCCCAATACAGGGTGCTCCTGGAGGGAAGGTGAACGGCCTGACATTTTTCATGCCTGA
- the CASP2 gene encoding caspase-2 isoform X2 translates to MLVACGMQRCHQEALKKNRVMLAKQLVLKELMEHMIEKDIITAEMMEMIQAKSGSFSQNVEFLNLLPKRGPNAFTAFCEALRETKQQHLEAMILKTTSNLSNGIARLECCSGSNLPFSTSESCNSKKPYWIEPMEHSLDNRDGPLVPSVKYCTPEFYHNHQHLAYKLVSEPRGLALILSNVHFSSEKDLEYRAGGDVDCTSLEMLFKNLGYQVTVFHDLTAQEMQNSLERFSKLPDHQDVDSCIVALLSHGVEGGAYGSDGKLLQLQEAFRLFDNANCPNLQNKPKMFFIQACRGGVSGTHIHLPLPCCCCYCICCSIRQTGEWIKETGKNGQIPQVVRKVMQTRKKISSCACLHALI, encoded by the exons ATGCTGGTTGCCTGCGGCATGCAGCGGTGTCACCAGGAAGCTCTAAAGAAGAACCGTGTGATGCTGGCAAAGCAGCTGGTTTTGAAAGAATTGATGGAGCACATGATAGAGAAAGACATCATCACCGCGGAGATGATGGAAATGATACAG GCCAAGTCAGGGAGCTTCAGCCAAAATGTGGAATTCCTCAATTTGCTCCCCAAGAGAGGCCCTAATGCCTTCACAGCATTCTGTGAAGCTCTACgagaaaccaaacaacagcatctgGAGGCAATGATCTTGAAGACAACATCCAACCTAAGCAATGGGATTGCAAGG CTTGAGTGCTGTTCTGGATCAAATCTTCCATTCTCTACCAGTGAGTCCTGTAACTCAAAGAAACCATACTGGATTG AACCAATGGAACATTCATTGGATAATAGAGATGGTCCCCTGGTTCCTTCAGTGAAGTACTGCACTCCTGAATTTTATCATAATCATCAGCACTTG GCATATAAACTGGTATCAGAGCCTCGGGGCTTAGCGCTTATTCTCAGCAATGTCCATTTCAGCAGTGAGAAGGACTTGGAGTATCGTGCAGGGGGGGATGTGGACTGTACTTCCCTGGAGATGCTTTTCAAGAATCTTGGGTATCAAGTGACTGTCTTTCATGATCTAACTGCACAG gaGATGCAGAATTCATTGGAGAGATTCTCTAAGCTGCCAGATCATCAGGATGTGGATTCATGTATTGTAGCTCTACTTTCCCACGGTGTAGAGGGCGGGGCTTATGGCAGTGATGGCAAACTACTACAG TTGCAGGAGGCTTTCCGTCTCTTTGATAATGCAAACTGTCCAAATCTCCAGAATAAGCCCAAGATGTTCTTTATTCAAGCTTGCCGGGGAG GTGTAAGTGGGACTCATATTCAcctccctctgccctgctgctgctgctactgcatCTGTTGCTCT ATAAGACAGACCGGGGAGTGGATCAAAGAGACGGGAAAGAATGGTCAGATTCCCCAGGTTGTGAGGAAAGTGAtgcaaacaaggaagaaaatctcaAGCTGCGCCTGCCTACATGCTCTGATATGA
- the CASP2 gene encoding caspase-2 isoform X1, giving the protein MLVACGMQRCHQEALKKNRVMLAKQLVLKELMEHMIEKDIITAEMMEMIQAKSGSFSQNVEFLNLLPKRGPNAFTAFCEALRETKQQHLEAMILKTTSNLSNGIARLECCSGSNLPFSTSESCNSKKPYWIEPMEHSLDNRDGPLVPSVKYCTPEFYHNHQHLAYKLVSEPRGLALILSNVHFSSEKDLEYRAGGDVDCTSLEMLFKNLGYQVTVFHDLTAQEMQNSLERFSKLPDHQDVDSCIVALLSHGVEGGAYGSDGKLLQLQEAFRLFDNANCPNLQNKPKMFFIQACRGDKTDRGVDQRDGKEWSDSPGCEESDANKEENLKLRLPTCSDMICGYACLKGTAAMRNTKRGSWYIEALTSVFAEDSRDTHVADMLVKVNRQIKQREGYAPGTEFHRCKEMSEYCSTLCRDLYLYPGYRAGK; this is encoded by the exons ATGCTGGTTGCCTGCGGCATGCAGCGGTGTCACCAGGAAGCTCTAAAGAAGAACCGTGTGATGCTGGCAAAGCAGCTGGTTTTGAAAGAATTGATGGAGCACATGATAGAGAAAGACATCATCACCGCGGAGATGATGGAAATGATACAG GCCAAGTCAGGGAGCTTCAGCCAAAATGTGGAATTCCTCAATTTGCTCCCCAAGAGAGGCCCTAATGCCTTCACAGCATTCTGTGAAGCTCTACgagaaaccaaacaacagcatctgGAGGCAATGATCTTGAAGACAACATCCAACCTAAGCAATGGGATTGCAAGG CTTGAGTGCTGTTCTGGATCAAATCTTCCATTCTCTACCAGTGAGTCCTGTAACTCAAAGAAACCATACTGGATTG AACCAATGGAACATTCATTGGATAATAGAGATGGTCCCCTGGTTCCTTCAGTGAAGTACTGCACTCCTGAATTTTATCATAATCATCAGCACTTG GCATATAAACTGGTATCAGAGCCTCGGGGCTTAGCGCTTATTCTCAGCAATGTCCATTTCAGCAGTGAGAAGGACTTGGAGTATCGTGCAGGGGGGGATGTGGACTGTACTTCCCTGGAGATGCTTTTCAAGAATCTTGGGTATCAAGTGACTGTCTTTCATGATCTAACTGCACAG gaGATGCAGAATTCATTGGAGAGATTCTCTAAGCTGCCAGATCATCAGGATGTGGATTCATGTATTGTAGCTCTACTTTCCCACGGTGTAGAGGGCGGGGCTTATGGCAGTGATGGCAAACTACTACAG TTGCAGGAGGCTTTCCGTCTCTTTGATAATGCAAACTGTCCAAATCTCCAGAATAAGCCCAAGATGTTCTTTATTCAAGCTTGCCGGGGAG ATAAGACAGACCGGGGAGTGGATCAAAGAGACGGGAAAGAATGGTCAGATTCCCCAGGTTGTGAGGAAAGTGAtgcaaacaaggaagaaaatctcaAGCTGCGCCTGCCTACATGCTCTGATATGATCTGTGGATATGCTTGTCTGAAAG GCACTGCGGCCATGCGAAACACCAAGCGTGGATCCTGGTATATTGAGGCTCTCACCTCTGTGTTTGCAGAGGACTCCCGAGACACTCATGTGGCTGACATGTTGGTGAAG GTGAACAGGCAAATCAAGCAACGAGAAGGTTATGCCCCAGGCACAGAATTTCACCGCTGCAAGGAAATGTCAGAATATTGTAGCACACTCTGTCGGGACCTTTACCTGTATCCTGGCTATCGAGCAGGAAAATAA